A stretch of the Zeugodacus cucurbitae isolate PBARC_wt_2022May chromosome 6, idZeuCucr1.2, whole genome shotgun sequence genome encodes the following:
- the LOC105220130 gene encoding putative polypeptide N-acetylgalactosaminyltransferase 9, which translates to MAFIWRRRSASIVKIVAMLTAIWFTVALFLYHDDSSQGGSSKWNGISLALKSVGGGGNVGAGAGNKPSKSGIKKVPEQDAHTKQQLEDYFSAYPKVKILRAPSREGLIRARLLGARYAKAPVITYLDSHCECTEDNT; encoded by the exons ATGGCGTTCATTTGGCGTCGACGCTCTGCGTCCATTGTGAAAATCGTTGCCATGCTCACCGCCATCTGGTTCACAGTGGCGTTATTCCTATACCACGATGACTCTTCACAAGGTGGCAGTAGCAAATGGAACGGCATATCGCTGGCGCTGAAAAGTGTAGGAGGTGGCGGTAACGTCGGTGCTGGCGCAGGTAATAAACCCAGCAAGAGTGGAATCAAAAAGGTGCCCGAACAGGATG cacatACCAAACAACAGCTGGAAGATTACTTCAGCGCCTACCCGAAGGTAAAGATACTGCGTGCCCCCAGCCGTGAGGGCCTGATACGAGCGCGTCTGCTTGGTGCGCGCTATGCCAAAGCGCCGGTGATAACGTACTTGGACTCGCACTGCGAGTGCACAGAAG ACAACACTTGA